From one Lolium rigidum isolate FL_2022 chromosome 4, APGP_CSIRO_Lrig_0.1, whole genome shotgun sequence genomic stretch:
- the LOC124646827 gene encoding uncharacterized protein LOC124646827 encodes MEVFDDVHFVRLRCRVRRTKYLAADDDGRGVCLSSQRAAHNTVWAVQPVEGAVEGAEGGPFVLLRGAYGRYLFATDVQAAMGPTHGVTAVQHGRLHPNTPRGMLWQAIRRRASFVMRSAAGRYLRANGKYLRWRVAVTVAGDDGSTMLQWAVEAVPLRLERPTLIDPPPQLMRRRGGPPTEQEVSRQIRYVRAGADGEVDEQGWRTVRINTNSLMQLRLTLANLLGQNRSALHTTLCVRAGAHAELSPLLIDLPISNERVDIVIITHGTPVDNSLVYPNVDAVE; translated from the exons ATGGAGGTGTTCGACGACGTGCATTTCGTGCGTCTCCGTTGCCGGGTGCGGCGGACCAAGTACCTGgccgccgacgacgacgggcgGGGCGTGTGCCTCTCCAGCCAGCGGGCCGCGCACAACACGGTGTGGGCCGTGCAGCCCGTGGAGGGCGCGGTGGAGGGCGCCGAGGGCGGGCCCTTCGTCCTCCTCCGCGGCGCCTACGGCCGCTACCTCTTTGCGACCGACGTCCAGGCAGCCATGGGGCCCACCCACGGCGTCACCGCCGTGCAGCACGGCCGGCTGCACCCCAACACGCCGCGCGGCATGCTCTGGCAGGCCATCCGGCGACGCGCCTCCTTCGTCATGCGCAGCGCCGCCGGGAGGTACCTCCGCGCCAACGGAAAGTACCTCCGGTGGCGCGTCGCCGtcaccgtcgccggcgacgatggcAGCACCATGTTGCAGTGGGCCGTCGAGGCCGTGCCCCTCCGGCTAGAGCGCCCCACCCTCATCGATCCCCCGCCACAG CTgatgcggcggcggggcggcccgCCGACGGAGCAGGAGGTGTCGCGGCAGATCCGGTACGTGCGCGCGGGCGCCGATGGGGAGGTCGACGAGCAGGGGTGGCGGACGGTGCGGATCAACACCAATAGCCTCATGCAGCTGCGGCTCACGCTGGCCAACCTGCTGGGCCAGAACAGGTCGGCGCTCCACACCACGCTCTGCGTCCGCGCCGGCGCCCACGCCGAGCTCTCGCCGCTGCTCATCGACCTGCCCATCAGCAACGAACGCGTCGacatcgtcatcatcacgcacgGCACACCAG TGGACAACTCATTGGTGTACCCAAATGTCGATGCTGTGGAGTGA